The Vitis vinifera cultivar Pinot Noir 40024 chromosome 12, ASM3070453v1 genome has a segment encoding these proteins:
- the LOC100259755 gene encoding uncharacterized protein LOC100259755, with translation MKVAPKIVFLFNDCQPFFDALRPNPNSSLTTLEDAFHLSLERYGIRDRNASGTLLHFVDNKGSYQLSMVLLQNYEPPILACAVNEVLASITGEQSSPLPTFLVPSSKLKWEIKNSAPNHKNALYGMQIGPETETTQALATRTKKPPSLLQIHHEPLAIFIQLARVLKLPTFVLIGQNGKGEELEMLHKVGEVLASTSGLCFLRERIKWNPTMTSKDVGEPWRALYG, from the exons ATGAAGGTAGCTCCAAAGATAGTGTTCCTCTTCAACGACTGCCAACCCTTCTTTGATGCTCTCCGCCCTAACCCTAACTCCTCTCTCACCACTCT AGAAGACGCCTTCCACCTATCACTGGAGCGCTATGGAATCCGAGATCGCAATGCCTCTGGCACCCTTCTTCACTTTGTCGATAATAAGGGCTCTTATCAG CTGTCAATGGTGCTTCTGCAAAATTATGAACCACCAATTTTGGCCTGTGCTGTCAATGAAGTTCTGGCATCAATAACCGGAGAACAATCATCACCATTGCCCACCTTTTTAGTGCCATCATCAAAACTCAAGTGGGAAATTAAAAATTCAGCGCCTAACCATAAAAATGCACTTTATGGTATGCAAATAGGTCCTGAAACAGAAACAACTCAGGCATTGGCAACCAGAACCAAGAAGCCACCGTCACTTTTGCAGATTCACCATGAACCGTTAGCCATCTTTATTCAGTTGGCCCGAGTATTGAAGCTGCCAACTTTTGTTCTCATTGGGCAGAATGGAAAAGGGGAAGAACTTGAG ATGCTACACAAGGTAGGAGAGGTTTTAGCTAGCACATCCGGGCTGTGCTTTCTGAGAGAAAGGATCAAGTGGAATCCAACAATGACCTCAAAGGATGTCGGGGAGCCATGGCGGGCATTGTATGGTTGA
- the LOC100264952 gene encoding protein transport protein SFT2 isoform X1, producing MQKTAQAWFMGGPSSSSGREKSPASLLADWNAYAASQEPDSSALGFDLEAAVRTANDKVSGSFNVVSKGVRDIPGSFQSAATNVPSGKSLMYFSLLLAAGIFFVFIAFAMFLPVMVLMPQKFAICFTIGCVFIIGSFFALKGPKNQLAHMFSRERLPFTLGFISSMVGTIYVSMVLHSYVFSVLFSVLQVLALSYYAISYFPGGSAGMKFLSSTLTSLILKCFGSMII from the exons aTGCAGAAGACGGCGCAAGCATGGTTCATGGGAGGTCCCAGCAGCAGCAGCGGTAGGGAGAAATCCCCGGCATCTTTGCTGGCGGATTGGAACGCTTACGCAGCTTCCCAAGAGCCTGATTCCTCCGCTTTGGGATTCGATCTCGAAGCTGCCGTCAGAACCGCCAACGACAAAGTCTCCGGCTCCTTCAACGT GGTCTCAAAGGGTGTTAGGGATATACCAGGGAGCTTTCAATCTGCTGCTACCAATGTCCCTTCCGGAAAATCTCTTATGTACTTCTCCTTGCTTCTTGCTGCTGGGATTTTCTTTGTCTTTATTGCCTTTGCTATGTTCCTTCCGGTCATGGTGCTGATGCCTCAGAAGTTTGCTATCTGCTTTACAATTGGGTGTGTATTCATTATTGGTTCTTTCTTCGCACTCAAGGGCCCGAAGAATCAGCTTGCTCACATGTTCTCGAGAGAG AGGCTTCCATTTACATTGGGGTTCATTAGCAGCATGGTGGGTACTATTTATGTTTCCATGGTGCTTCACAGTTATGTTTTTTCTGTGCTCTTCTCTGTGTTACAG GTCCTTGCGCTCTCTTATTATGCTATTTCCTACTTCCCTGGAGGATCTGCTGGAATGAAGTTTCTGTCTTCAACTCTGACCTCTTTGATATTGAAATGTTTTGGAAG CATGATCATTTAA
- the LOC100264952 gene encoding protein transport protein SFT2 isoform X2, whose product MQKTAQAWFMGGPSSSSGREKSPASLLADWNAYAASQEPDSSALGFDLEAAVRTANDKVSGSFNVVSKGVRDIPGSFQSAATNVPSGKSLMYFSLLLAAGIFFVFIAFAMFLPVMVLMPQKFAICFTIGCVFIIGSFFALKGPKNQLAHMFSRERLPFTLGFISSMVGTIYVSMVLHSYVFSVLFSVLQVLALSYYAISYFPGGSAGMKFLSSTLTSLILKCFGR is encoded by the exons aTGCAGAAGACGGCGCAAGCATGGTTCATGGGAGGTCCCAGCAGCAGCAGCGGTAGGGAGAAATCCCCGGCATCTTTGCTGGCGGATTGGAACGCTTACGCAGCTTCCCAAGAGCCTGATTCCTCCGCTTTGGGATTCGATCTCGAAGCTGCCGTCAGAACCGCCAACGACAAAGTCTCCGGCTCCTTCAACGT GGTCTCAAAGGGTGTTAGGGATATACCAGGGAGCTTTCAATCTGCTGCTACCAATGTCCCTTCCGGAAAATCTCTTATGTACTTCTCCTTGCTTCTTGCTGCTGGGATTTTCTTTGTCTTTATTGCCTTTGCTATGTTCCTTCCGGTCATGGTGCTGATGCCTCAGAAGTTTGCTATCTGCTTTACAATTGGGTGTGTATTCATTATTGGTTCTTTCTTCGCACTCAAGGGCCCGAAGAATCAGCTTGCTCACATGTTCTCGAGAGAG AGGCTTCCATTTACATTGGGGTTCATTAGCAGCATGGTGGGTACTATTTATGTTTCCATGGTGCTTCACAGTTATGTTTTTTCTGTGCTCTTCTCTGTGTTACAG GTCCTTGCGCTCTCTTATTATGCTATTTCCTACTTCCCTGGAGGATCTGCTGGAATGAAGTTTCTGTCTTCAACTCTGACCTCTTTGATATTGAAATGTTTTGGAAGGTGA
- the LOC100249414 gene encoding uncharacterized protein LOC100249414 produces MSNNIRNGGRAQSFSIQTSAPPAERVTDEPVTYKTAQSTVTCAYQTNIAGFWRNVTILWCKNIMNHSLSITVDSLDGEIHHTCKIDLKPWHFWSKKGYKSFEFDGNPVDVFWDLRSAKFSGGPEPSADYYVALVSDEEVVLLLGDHKKKAYKRTKSRPALVDAIQFYKKENVFAKKCFSTRAKFEEKKKEHDIVVESSTSGPRDPEMWISIDGIVLIHVKNLQWKFRGNQTVLVDKLQVQVFWDVHDWLFSNPGTGHGLFIFKPGAPEADSDRDGDSSRGGDSDTSTGSSRYYNARAAAPEFSLLLYAWKID; encoded by the coding sequence ATGTCCAACAATATTCGTAATGGTGGGAGAGCGCAATCATTTAGCATTCAAACATCGGCTCCTCCAGCAGAGAGAGTAACCGACGAACCTGTCACATATAAGACCGCTCAGAGCACCGTTACCTGCGCTTATCAGACAAACATTGCTGGTTTCTGGCGAAATGTAACCATCTTGTGGTGCAAGAACATCATGAACCATTCCCTCAGTATAACAGTTGATAGCCTAGATGGTGAAATTCATCACACATGCAAGATTGACCTCAAGCcatggcacttttggagcaaaAAGGGGTACAAGTCCTTTGAGTTTGATGGAAACCCAGTGGATGTGTTCTGGGATCTCAGGTCTGCCAAGTTTTCAGGTGGCCCTGAGCCGTCTGCAGACTACTACGTTGCCCTAGTTTCAGATGAAGAGGTGGTGTTGTTGTTGGGGGATCACAAGAAAAAGGCTTATAAGAGGACGAAATCGAGACCAGCACTTGTTGATGCTATACAGTTTTACAAAAAGGAGAACGTATTTGCAAAGAAATGTTTCTCCACCAGAGCCAAGtttgaagagaagaaaaaggaacaCGACATTGTCGTGGAGAGCTCGACATCAGGGCCTAGAGATCCTGAAATGTGGATTAGCATAGATGGGATTGTGTTGATCCACGTTAAGAACTTGCAGTGGAAGTTCAGAGGGAATCAAACTGTGTTAGTTGATAAACTGCAGGTGCAGGTTTTCTGGGATGTGCATGACTGGTTGTTTAGTAACCCTGGCACAGGTCATGGCTTGTTCATTTTCAAACCAGGTGCCCCAGAAGCAGACAGTGACAGAGATGGGGACAGCAGCCGTGGAGGTGACAGTGACACCAGCACAGGGAGCAGCAGGTATTACAATGCCCGAGCTGCAGCACCAGAATTCAGCCTTTTACTTTATGCCTGGAAGATTGACTGA
- the LOC100254517 gene encoding uncharacterized membrane protein At3g27390, whose amino-acid sequence MEVPIGFLAMLWSFLSFLPFFFLLLTLGLLKGSLIAPLVVGIIVFGNSAVIIGLWPAHFLWTYYCVTKTKRLGLVVKVLALISLPLPLLLWPILAIVGSLLGGLGYGFFAPLVATFEAVGETTTDKFFYCFIDGCWSTINGSCTVVRDFTDFCFHSYFSYMDELREHVPPNEKPVDIKLSKLPSCLLVIVLGVPLDVLLITIVALWKSPYMLLKGWKRLLEDLIGREGPFLETVCVPFAGLAIILWPIAVVVAVISAIISSLVLGFYAGVIVHQEDSLWLGLAYIVSVVSLFEEYVNDLLYLREGSCLPRPNYRRNMNPPDGDRNDRKNESEDSYNSKLLLERSKTLKFTIQQYKPMQVWDWLFKSCEENSQMLLREGLIDVNDIGECIVKGNCKKLSVKLPAWSIFQCLLASAKSNSSGLVISDEIELTKNNWPRDKVLEWFIGPLLIMKEQIKGLQLDENEEGCLKKLVMDYKNEKPEEWDDAGFPSKDNVRRAQLQAIIRRLQGIVTSLSRIPTFRRRFTGLVKMLYMEAVQSGVLANQVVNSSNSERGHGNEGPSDCGHGKDSRSSGENSEHEAHGIGDIV is encoded by the exons ATGGAGGTTCCAATTGGGTTTCTTGCCATGCTATGGAGCTTTCTCTCCTTCCTtcccttcttcttcctcctgtTAACGCTTGGCCTCCTTAAAG GGTCACTCATAGCCCCACTGGTTGTGGGAATTATTGTGTTTGGAAATTCAGCAGTTATAATTGGCCTTTGGCCTGCCCATTTTCTCTGGACTTACTACTGTGTTACAAA GACCAAGAGGCTTGGTCTGGTTGTGAAGGTTTTGGCGCTGATATCATTGCCACTGCCTCTGCTTCTTTGGCCGATCCTTGCCATTGTTGGAAGCCTTTTGGGTGGACTTGGGTATGGCTTTTTTGCCCCCCTTGTTGCTACTTTTGAGGCTGTTGGAGAGACTACTACTGACAAATTCTTCTATTGCTTTATA GATGGTTGTTGGTCCACTATCAACGGAAGCTGTACAGTGGTGCGGGATTTCACGGACTTCTGCTTTCACTCTTACTTCTCTTACATGGATGAACTGAGGGAGCACGTTCCACCAAATGAGAAGCCCGTGGATATAAA GTTATCAAAGCTGCCAAGCTGTTTGTTGGTGATCGTTCTTGGAGTGCCACTTGATGTGCTTTTGATCACCATTGTTGCTTTGTGGAAAAGTCCTTACATGCTGCTCAAAGGATGGAAAAGACTATTAGAGGACTTGATTGGAAGAGAAGGACCATTCTTGGAGACGGTATGTGTCCCTTTTGCTGGTCTTGCCATCATTTTGTGGCCTATAGCTGTGGTGGTGGCTGTGATAAGTGCTATCATCTCCAGCCTCGTCCTGGGCTTCTACGCCGGAGTTATTGTCCATCAG GAAGACTCCCTTTGGCTGGGACTTGCATACATTGTTTCAGTGGTTTCACTGTTTGAAGAATATGTGAATGACTTACTTTACTTGAGAGAAGGATCCTGCCTTCCCAG GCCCAATTACCGGAGGAACATGAACCCTCCTGATGGCGATAGGAATGATAGGAAGAATGAAAGTGAAGACTCATACAATTCGAAGCTGCTTTTAGAACGATCAAAAACATTGAAGTTCACAATCCAACAATACAAACCAATGCAA GTATGGGATTGGCTGTTTAAATCTTGTGAGGAGAATAGCCAGATGCTTCTTCGCGAAGGTCTAATAGATGTCAACGACATTGGAGAATGCATTGTAAAGGGAAATTGTAAGAAGTTGAGTGTCAAACTACCTGCCTGGTCCATTTTTCAGTGTCTGCTTGCATCTGCAAAGTCTAACTCATCTGGCTTGGTGATCT CTGATGAAATAGAGTTAACAAAGAATAACTGGCCAAGGGACAAGGTATTAGAGTGGTTCATTGGACCACTTCTGATTATGAAGGAGCAAATAAAGGGACTCCAACtagatgaaaatgaagaaggCTGCCTGAAGAAGCTGGTTATGgattacaaaaatgaaaaaccagAGGAGTGGGATGATGCTGGGTTTCCATCAAAAGACAATGTCAGACGAGCACAGTTGCAAGCTATAATCAGGAG ATTGCAGGGAATTGTAACTTCCTTATCCAGGATACCAACCTTCAGACGCCGCTTTACTGGTTTGGTGAAGATGCTGTATATGGAGGCAGTACAGAGTGGTGTTCTGGCAAATCAGGTCGTGAATAGCTCAAACTCAGAACGAGGACATGGCAACGAGGGGCCAAGTGACTGTGGGCATGGTAAAGATTCAAGGTCATCAGGAGAAAACTCAGAGCATGAGGCACATGGCATTGGGGATATAGTATAA
- the LOC100259637 gene encoding uncharacterized protein At4g26485-like, giving the protein MNKKERSTQHYSSSQKILFVGEGDFSFSACLARQFGSAVNMVATSLDPEEMVYTKHWSCETHLEELKRLGCLVLHEVDVKEMSRHPTLIHMEFDFIVFNFPHAGHFPWLCERNVQLIKMHRKLLKAFFESASEMLSSGGEVHVTHRDDFPYNRWKVEKLAKGAGLYLKEKVEFQKDYPGYHNKRGGGIKSNKTFPLKDSYTFKFSVITWESKDDDDEDNVSSGRLSDEIEGILPVMNRLHFK; this is encoded by the exons ATGAACAAGAAAGAGAGATCGACACAGCACTACAGCAGCTCTCAGAAGATACTGTTTGTGGGCGAAGGCGACTTTTCATTCTCAGCTTGTTTAGCTAGACAGTTTGGTTCTGCTGTTAACATGGTTGCCACTTCACTCGACCCTGAAG AGATGGTGTATACTAAGCATTGGAGCTGTGAAACACATTTGGAAGAACTAAAAAGATTAGGGTGTCTAGTTTTGCATGAAGTTGATGTGAAAGAAATGAGCAGACATCCCACCCTAATACACATGGAATTTGATTTTATCGTCTTTAACTTCCCTCATGCTGGCCATTTCCCATGGTTATGTGAAAGAAATGTCCAACTCATCAA GATGCACAGAAAGCTATTGAAGGCTTTCTTTGAGAGTGCAAGTGAGATGCTGAGCAGTGGAGGGGAAGTTCATGTCACACACAGAGATGACTTCCCCTATAATAGATGGAAGGTGGAGAAACTAGCCAAGGGAGCCGGTCTTTATTTGAAAGAGAAAGTAGAATTTCAAAAGGACTACCCTGGGTATCATAACAAGAGAGGTGGTGGTATCAAGAGTAACAAAACATTCCCTCTCAAAGACTCCTATACCTTCAAATTCTCTGTTATTACTTGGGAAAgcaaagatgatgatgatgaggacaATGTATCTAGTGGACGTCTCAGTGATGAAATTGAAGGGATATTACCTGTGATGAACCGTCTGCATTTTAAGTGA
- the LOC100242664 gene encoding probable glycosyltransferase At3g07620, producing the protein MRQFHTRNLYVLLFLGASLALVSALVLTKGLKGSPPWPWTTTDAMRQKEFMNPGNGLNEKSVRERLRPRDAELERVEAGLARARALIREGTTNWSSISAPVGADYVPQGDIYRNATAFHRSYLLMEKLFKIFIYKEGEPPLFHNGPCKSIYSIEGVFFSLMEGDTHFRTQDPDEAHVYFLPFSVVMIIHHLFDPIVRDKYVMKHVVSDYVKVISQKYRYWNRSLGADHFMLSCHDWGPRATWYVPQLYYNSIRLLCNANTSECFNPRKDASIPEINLIDGETIGLTGGLPPSKRTILAFFAGGLHGRIRPALLQHWKEKDEQVQVYETLPEGLSYPDLMKKSKYCICPSGHEVASPRIVEAIYAECVPVLISQHYVLPFSDVLDWGSFSIQVSVNEIPNLKKILLGIPQDRYIRMQERVKQVQQHFVVNNPPKRFDVFHMIIHSIWLRRLNVAI; encoded by the exons ATGAGGCAATTTCATACGAGGAACTTATATGTGCTTCTCTTTTTGGGAGCTTCTTTAGCTCTTGTCTCTGCACTAGTTCTAACAAAGGGCTTGAAGGGGTCTCCTCCATGGCCATGGACGACTACT GATGCAATGAGGCAGAAGGAATTTATGAATCCGGGAAATGGTTTGAATGAGAAATCTGTGAGGGAAAGGCTTAGGCCAAGAGATGCAGAATTGGAGAGGGTTGAAGCTGGTCTTGCAAGAGCAAGAGCTTTGATAAGAGAAGGTACCACAAACTGGAGCAGTATTTCAGCCCCTGTGGGTGCAGATTATGTTCCACAAGGCGACATTTACAGGAATGCTACTGCCTTCCATCG GAGTTACCTGTTAATGGAAAAACTATTTAAGATCTTCATCTATAAAGAGGGAGAGCCGCCGCTATTTCACAATGGTCCTTGTAAGAGCATATACTCCATAGAAGGAGTGTTCTTCAGCTTAATGGAAGGAGACACTCACTTCAGGACCCAGGACCCTGATGAAGCCCACGTTTATTTCCTTCCCTTCAGTGTTGTCATGATCATTCACCACCTATTCGACCCAATCGTTCGCGACAAATATGTCATGAAGCATGTTGTATCTGATTATGTTAAGGTTATATCGCAAAAGTATCGATACTGGAACAGAAGCCTTGGAGCTGATCATTTCATGCTTTCCTGCCATGATTGG GGGCCTCGAGCAACCTGGTATGTCCCTCAGCTATACTACAATTCCATCCGATTATTATGCAACGCCAACACGTCTGAGTGCTTTAATCCAAGGAAAGATGCATCAATTCCTGAAATCAATCTGATAGATGGGGAAACCATAGGCCTTACTGGTGGTTTGCCCCCATCTAAGCGAACCATTCTAGCGTTCTTTGCAGGTGGATTACATGGCCGTATTAGGCCTGCACTTCTTCAGCATTGGAAGGAAAAAGATGAACAGGTACAAGTTTATGAAACTCTCCCAGAGGGGCTTTCTTATCCTGACTTGATGAAGAAGAGCAAGTACTGCATTTGCCCAAGTGGGCATGAAGTTGCAAGCCCGAGAATTGTGGAGGCTATTTATGCAGAGTGTGTTCCAGTGTTGATTTCACAGCATTATGTCCTTCCTTTCAGCGATGTTCTTGATTGGGGATCGTTCTCGATTCAAGTTTCGGTGAATGAAATACCAAACCTCAAGAAAATCTTACTTGGAATACCTCAAGATCGATATATAAGAATGCAGGAGAGAGTGAAGCAGGTGCAACAGCACTTTGTGGTGAACAATCCTCCCAAGAGATTTGACGTCTTCCATATGATAATTCACTCAATTTGGCTTAGAAGATTGAATGTAGCCATTTAG
- the LOC100247797 gene encoding probable glycosyltransferase At5g03795: protein MQLGSNKPLILILLSLIPLLILISTLVVVSSTSRALNSSWFSFSFSWNPEEINPLSTALSSSASSSFNASLPDVHISGGPYFQPPLEKKQETWKDKRYSKLERLEAGLARARSSIREAARNGSLKSTHEDPDYVPQGPIYRNANAFHRSYLEMEKLFKIYVYEEGEPPMFHNGPCKSIYSTEGRFIHEMEKGSVYRTTDPDQALLYFLPFSVVMMVQYLYVPDSHEIHAIEKTVIDYINLISHNHPFWNRSLGADHFMLSCHDWGPRASTSVPYLYNNSIRVLCNANTSEGFNPSKDVSFPEIHLRTGEMSGPLGGLSPSRRPILGFFAGRLHGHIRYLLLEQWKDKDKDLQVYDQLPNGLSYDSMLKKSRFCLCPSGYEVASPRVVEAIYAECVPVLISDNYVPPFNDVLNWKSFAVQVQVRDIANIKRILMGISQTQYLRMYRRVKQVQRHFMVNAAPQRFDVFHMTIHSIWLRRLNIRIQD, encoded by the exons ATGCAGCTGGGTTCTAACAAACCATtaattcttattcttttatctCTGATTCCTTTACTTATTCTGATCTCAACATTGGTGGTTGTTTCTAGTACTTCCCGTGCCTTGAATTCTTCgtggttttcattttctttttcatggaaCCCGGAAGAGATTAACCCTCTGTCCACAGCATTAAGTTCATCTGCTTCTTCCTCATTCAATGCCTCATTGCCCGACGTGCACATCTCGGGAGGACCGTATTTTCAACCTCCATTG GAGAAAAAGCAAGAGACATGGAAAGATAAGAGATACAGCAAATTAGAGAGACTTGAGGCAGGTTTGGCTAGAGCCCGGTCTTCCATAAGAGAAGCTGCTAGAAATGGGAGTCTGAAATCAACACATGAAGACCCTGATTATGTTCCACAAGGTCCCATTTACAGGAATGCAAACGCCTTTCACAG GAGTTATCTTGAAATGGAGAAGCTGTTTAAGATATATGTATATGAAGAAGGAGAACCTCCGATGTTTCACAATGGTCCATGCAAGAGCATTTACTCTACAGAGGGAAGATTCATCCATGAAATGGAAAAGGGAAGCGTTTATCGAACCACAGACCCGGACCAAGCCCTCCTCTACTTTCTTCCTTTCAGCGTGGTGATGATGGTTCAGTACCTGTATGTGCCGGACTCCCATGAAATACATGCCATTGAGAAAACAGTCATTGACTACATCAACCTCATATCCCACAACCACCCCTTCTGGAATCGAAGCCTTGGTGCTGATCATTTCATGCTCTCTTGCCATGATTGG GGACCGCGGGCATCGACCTCTGTTCCATATCTATACAACAACTCCATCAGAGTGCTGTGCAATGCTAATACTTCTGAAGGATTCAATCCCTCTAAAGATGTGTCATTTCCAGAAATCCATCTTAGGACTGGAGAAATGAGTGGGCCTCTCGGCGGTCTCTCCCCATCTCGCCGCCCCATTCTCGGCTTCTTCGCAGGCCGCTTACACGGGCACATCAGGTACCTGCTTCTGGAGCAGTGGAAGGACAAAGACAAAGACTTGCAAGTGTATGACCAGCTTCCTAATGGTTTATCTTATGACTCAATGTTGAAGAAGAGCAGGTTTTGCCTGTGCCCCAGTGGCTATGAAGTGGCGAGCCCGAGAGTTGTGGAAGCTATATATGCTGAGTGCGTACCAGTATTGATCTCAGACAACTATGTACCCCCCTTCAATGATGTTCTCAACTGGAAGTCATTTGCAGTGCAAGTGCAGGTGAGAGACATAGCCAATATCAAGAGGATACTGATGGGCATATCCCAAACTCAGTACCTGAGAATGTACAGGAGGGTGAAGCAGGTCCAAAGGCATTTTATGGTGAATGCAGCTCCACAGAGATTTGACGTTTTCCACATGACCATTCACTCCATCTGGCTGAGGAGATTGAACATTCGCATTCAGGACTGA
- the LOC100252914 gene encoding disease resistance protein Pik-1, with the protein MKQKVVIKVAMNGQKSRSKAMKIAVVSGVESVAFKGKEMDEVEVIGDGIDAAVLTSLLRKNVGHAELLSVGSAEKKEEKKNEIVYAWNSYPYESVVSHYPIYPVYNRADSCSIM; encoded by the exons ATGAAG CAAAAGGTGGTGATCAAGGTGGCTATGAATGGGCAGAAGTCACGCTCCAAGGCCATGAAGATTGCAGTTGTTTCAGGGGTTGAATCAGTAGCTTTTAAAGGTAAAGAGATGGATGAAGTAGAGGTAATAGGGGACGGAATTGATGCTGCTGTTCTCACCTCCTTGCTCCGGAAGAACGTGGGCCATGCAGAGCTGTTGAGCGTGGGCTCTGCAgagaagaaagaggaaaagaaaaatgagatcgTATATGCCTGGAATTCATATCCCTATGAGTCTGTTGTTTCTCATTACCCAATCTACCCGGTCTACAACCGCGCAGACTCATGCTCCATCATGTAA
- the LOC100242530 gene encoding heavy metal-associated isoprenylated plant protein 16, with protein sequence MSHHISQSLGTFPSCICTITSVSKQANSKSGTETMKKKMVIKVTMNGEKSRSKSLKVAVGVAGVESAALQGQEKNQIEVIGEGIDAVALTTLLRKKVGFAELVSVSVVGEKKEEKKDNQGKKNEPSLHVYMPSIEPYYHEYTDSHPDSCSIM encoded by the exons ATGAGTCACCACATCTCACAAAGCTTGGGCACCTTTCCCAGCTGCATATGCACAATCACAAGTGTCTCCAAACAGGCCAATTCCAAGTCTGGGACTGAGACCATGAAG AAAAAGATGGTGATTAAGGTCACTATGAATGGGGAGAAGTCGCGCTCCAAATCCTTGAAGGTTGCAGTGGGGGTTGCAGGGGTTGAATCAGCAGCTTTGCAAGGACAAGAAAAGAATCAAATAGAGGTAATAGGGGAGGGAATTGATGCTGTTGCTCTCACCACCTTGCTCAGGAAGAAAGTGGGGTTTGCAGAGCTGGTGAGCGTGAGCGTTGTGGGAgagaagaaagaggaaaagaaagacaaccaaggaaagaaaaatgagcCATCATTGCATGTGTATATGCCCTCTATCGAACCCTATTATCACGAATACACCGACAGCCATCCTGACTCGTGTTCCATCATGTAA
- the LOC100258045 gene encoding heavy metal-associated isoprenylated plant protein 16 produces the protein MKQKVVIKVAMNGQKSRTKALKIAVGVSGVESAALKGQEKDEIEVTGEEIDVVALTFLLRKNVGNAEVVSVGAAEKKEQKKEEKKEEQKNEPTVHAWHSYPYEIGVTHYPIYHYPEYTDRPDSCPIM, from the exons ATGAAG CAAAAGGTGGTGATCAAGGTGGCTATGAATGGGCAGAAGTCACGCACCAAGGCCTTGAAGATTGCAGTCGGGGTTTCAGGGGTTGAATCAGCAGCTTTGAAAGGTCAAGAGAAGGATGAAATAGAGGTAACAGGGGAGGAAATTGATGTTGTTGCTCTCACCTTCTTGCTCCGGAAGAACGTGGGCAATGCAGAGGTGGTGAGCGTGGGCGCTGCAGAGAAGAAAGAGcaaaagaaagaggagaagaaagaGGAACAGAAAAATGAGCCGACTGTACACGCCTGGCATTCATATCCGTATGAGATTGGTGTTACTCACTACCCAATTTACCATTACCCGGAATACACCGACCGACCGGACTCATGCCCCATCATGTAA